GTACCACATGGCGTCGGGGATGAGCGCGTCGGCGAGCATCTCCACCCCGGGCCGCCGGGTCACCGGCATTCCGTCGCTCGGGAGCCACTGCGACCACTGTGGCGTGGTCACCCGACGGCTGTCCGGCTCGGCGTCCACTCCGGCCCAGGCCAGCAGTCCGCTGTGTGCGTGCAGCTTGTCGCGCAGCCGGTGCATCGACCCGGCCAGGTCGTCAGCGTCGGTAGGGTCGGCGCGCGGCGGCGCGACGGTGAACGCCGCCGCGGGTAGCACGTCGTGGTAGCCGCCGACGGTCGCGGCCACCAGCCGGTTGGTGAGGTCGCCGGCGAGCAGGGTCACCGTGATGGCTGTGGGCAGGGTGGACAGTACGGCGGCGGTGGCCGAGCCGGCCGCCTCGGCGGTGAGCGGAATCCGCACGCCGAGCACGACCGCGCTCAGCTCGTCCGCGGGTCCGCGCTCGGCGTGCAACCAGTCGAGCGCCACGTTCAGCAGGGGCGGGGGCAGTTGGCACGAGGCGTCGCCGAACGGCGCGCCGAGTGGCCCGCGCAGGTAGGCCCGGGCGGACACGCCGAACTCCTCGATGTCGTGGCTCGGGCCGCGCCTGGCCACCGAGACCAGAGCGTCGCGCACACCGGCATCGCGCAGTTGCCGGGCCAGCAGCTCCGGTATGGCGAGGACATGCTCGGCGGGGAGCGGGCCGAAGTCGATCACGAGGAGCTGCGCGCCGGGCAAGGCGATCGGTGACGAGACGACGGCCGGGCCCACCGGCTCCCCGCCGGCTCCCGTCGCTTCGAGCCGGAGCAGAGCCTGCCGGAGTGCGGCCACCGCCACGGGCACACCGGCGTCGTCCGAGCGGACTTCGATCGTCAGGCAGTGCTGCTCGCGCAGAGTTTCATCGATATCGAGCACTACGACGACGGCCATGGTGTCCCCCCAATAGTGGCGCATCCGCTCTGGGCGGCAGTCCTATTTTCGATTTCCGCTTCGTGCGTCGATCGTGGATGGGGAAAGAATTGATTGACCTTCCTCTATTGACAAGGGAAGGGGCGCGTCGGGGAGCATATTGCCGTCGCCCATTCTCCGGCGACCCTGCCAGGTGCGCTAAGCGCCGAACTGGCCGGTACATGTCATTAGTTCGAATGCGCGAAGCATGAAATAGGGCGGCCCAGATTCCACGATGTAACGCAATCGAAGGGGCCGGCGCTATTACGAATCCCAACGACTATCGCCGCACTTTTCCCAACCCTTCGGTAACGGCCGAGGCCCGTGATCGCCGTACGGGGTGCCGGCTGTCTCGGTAACGTCACCCGCAGCCGGGCGGCGGCGCGCCGGTCCGGTGCGAGGGGGTGAGCGTCGTGGCCGGCTCGGGCGGATCCCGGGGCGTGGTGGTCGGCGGCGCCATCGGCATCACCAGCACCAAGGCGGTCGCCGCGGTGGACCAGCCGGCCAATGATGCCTTTGCCTGTCCAGGGTCGGTCACTCATTAAGATCGCCCGCCATGACCGTTCTCACCACTGAACGCCTGATCCTGCGCGACTGGACCGCGGACCCGGTCGACCTGGCCCGCATCTACGACATCTACTCCCGCCCCGAGATCACGCGATGGCTGGGTGCGGCACCCGGGCTGCCGCTGACCGACCCGGCGCAGGCCGCCGACCGGCTGCAGATCTGGCGGGACCGCCACGCCGCCGACCATGGCCGGTACGGCACCTGGGCGATCGAGGTGCGCGATACCGGTCTGGTGGTCGGCACGGTGCTGCTCAAGCCGCTGCCGGGGCGGGACGAGGCGCGGCGTACCGATGACATCGAGGTGGGCTGGCACCTGCACCCGGATTCGTGGGGTCACGGCTACGCCACCGAGGCGGCCCGCGCGGTGACGGCGCGGGAGTTCGTCACCGGCACCCCGCAGATCTACGCGGTCGTCTCGCCGGGCAACGATCCGTCGATGGCGGTCTGCCGGCGACTCGGCATGGCTCACGTGGGCCGGCGCACCGACTGGTACGGCGGCGAGGAGCTGGAGACCTTCGTCCTGCCCGCCCCGACCGACTGACCACCGCCAGCGAAGCGAAGGAAGGGCCCCTGTCGACGCCAGGCGTTGACAGGGGCCCCTTCATTTCCACCGAACGCCGACGGATGGGCGGCCGTCAATAGTCACGGTGGTCGAAGTGTTGACGCCCTCGTAGCACGTCAGTAACATCTGGTCAACGTCATGCAAAATCTCGACAAAGGTGTGCTTGATTCTTTGCATGACGCCGCAAGTTTCAGCGGGACGACTCTTTGGCGTCTTTTCTGCCCTTTCCCGCTGCCACCACCACCCTCGCCTCCTCGGCACCTCCCCACACCGGCCGGCACGCCCCCGCGCGTCGGCCGACGACGCGCCGAATCACGCCCCACGCCGTGGCCAGTCCGTCGCGGCACCGTCCCCCCAACGACAGGACAGTGATGAGACGAACGAATCTGTTCAGGATGGTGGCGGCGACAGTCGCGGCCACGGTGATCGCCACGGCCGGGTCGACGGCCATCGCGAACGCGGCGGAGAACCCCCGCTCCGCCGGCACGACAGCCGCGACGAGCACCGCCTTCGCCCCGGCTGCCACCAACCTCGCCCAGGGCCGCCCGACCCAGGAGAGTGGCCACGCCGACGTCTACGACTCGTCGAAGGTCGTCGACGGCAACCCGGGCAGCTACTGGGAGAGCACCAACAACTCGTTCCCCGAGTGGGTGCAGGTCGACCTTGGCTCGTCGCAGGCCGTGAACCAGGTCGTGCTGAAGGTGCCGACCTCCGGCTGGGCGACCCGCACGCAGACCCTGAGCGTGCAGGGCAGTACCAACGGATCGTCATTCAGCAACCTGGTGCCGTCGCAGACCTACACGTTCAACCCGGCGAGCGGCAGCACGGTCACGATCAACTTCAGCCAGACCTCGACCCGCTACGTGCGTATCGACATCACGGCGAACAGCGGGTGGCCGGCCGGGCAGCTGTCCGAGCTTGAGGTCTACGGCAGCGGCGGTGGCGGTCCGGACACGACCGCGCCGAGCGTGCCGGGCAATCTCTCGTACACCCAGTCGGGCACCACGATCACCCTCAACTGGGTCGCGTCGACCGACAACCCGGGCGGCAGCGGCATCGCCGGCTACGACATCTACCGCAACGGCACGCTCCTGCAGTCCATCGGGAACGTGACCACCTTCAACGACACGCAACCGGCCACGGCGACCGTGTCGTACCACGTCCGGGCGCGCGACGTCGCGGGCAACCTCTCGGGAAACAGCAACACGGTGACCCGTACCGGCAGCGGTGACACCATCGCGCCGAGCGTCCCGGGGACGCTGTCGCACAGCACGTCGGGCACCACGATCACGCTCAACTGGGGCGCCTCCACCGACTCCGGTGGCAGCGGGCTGGCCGGCTACAACGTCTACCGCGGCGGCAGCCTGATCGCGACGCTGGGCACCGTCCTCACGTACCAGGACAACCAGCCGTCGACGGCGACCGTGTCCTACTACGTCCGCGCCCGCGACGGCGCGGGCAACCTGTCCGGAAACAGCAACACCGTCACCCGGACCGGCACCCC
The nucleotide sequence above comes from Micromonospora sp. NBC_00389. Encoded proteins:
- a CDS encoding GNAT family N-acetyltransferase, with product MTVLTTERLILRDWTADPVDLARIYDIYSRPEITRWLGAAPGLPLTDPAQAADRLQIWRDRHAADHGRYGTWAIEVRDTGLVVGTVLLKPLPGRDEARRTDDIEVGWHLHPDSWGHGYATEAARAVTAREFVTGTPQIYAVVSPGNDPSMAVCRRLGMAHVGRRTDWYGGEELETFVLPAPTD